The following coding sequences lie in one Chloroflexota bacterium genomic window:
- the terL gene encoding phage terminase large subunit → MTPNSLSREELYTQEFARRQLARQNFADFARYMLPEHRRLEMQPFHELVCRTLEQVLIYIMTGGEQGIGRLMIFMPPRYWKTLLASRLFPAWAMGKNPDLQVITTSYSGKLAFKNSRNARNFVMSQKYSALFGDVAGKAEPVQMSRDVQAVEEWQLAAPYRGKSWAAGAGGSITGEGAHYFDIDDPFKDRKEAESEGRRNDIWDWYLDVVDTRLERGGAVVIPQTRWHPDGLSGRLLREQAVNPQADRWHVLSLMGIWEPPNVPDGMTFEEYQVAEMEKGVWVDLHDPMGRKPGEVLWPSFQSREKLEAKRSVNPYGFSSLYQQQPYMRSGGRFREEYFSVTDKAPEREDIAAVVRYWDKAGTAGGGKFSAGVLMCRTKDNQFYILHVARGQWSPHERERKILQHAERDRKAFGTKSVTWLEQEPGSGGKESAQSTVRNLAGFRVRVETVSGKGNKEERAYPLADHAEGAGIMLLQGGWNRPYVAEMVAFSNGAKYTDQGDASSGAFNKLAVPVLESGFY, encoded by the coding sequence ATGACGCCGAATAGTTTGAGTCGTGAGGAACTGTATACGCAGGAGTTCGCGCGGCGACAACTGGCTCGCCAGAATTTCGCCGACTTTGCGCGTTATATGCTGCCAGAGCACCGCAGGCTGGAGATGCAGCCCTTTCACGAGCTGGTTTGTAGGACGCTCGAACAGGTGCTGATTTATATTATGACCGGCGGCGAGCAGGGGATTGGCAGGTTGATGATATTTATGCCGCCCCGCTATTGGAAAACATTATTGGCTTCGCGCTTGTTTCCGGCGTGGGCGATGGGTAAGAACCCGGATTTGCAGGTGATTACAACGAGCTACAGCGGCAAGTTGGCGTTTAAAAACAGCCGCAATGCGCGCAACTTTGTGATGAGCCAAAAGTATTCGGCATTATTTGGCGATGTTGCTGGCAAAGCCGAGCCAGTGCAGATGAGCCGTGATGTGCAGGCGGTTGAGGAGTGGCAATTGGCCGCCCCCTATCGTGGCAAGAGTTGGGCGGCGGGCGCTGGCGGTTCGATTACGGGCGAGGGCGCACATTATTTTGACATTGATGATCCGTTTAAGGATCGTAAAGAGGCCGAGAGCGAGGGGCGCCGGAATGATATTTGGGATTGGTATCTGGATGTTGTGGATACCCGGCTGGAACGCGGCGGTGCGGTGGTGATTCCACAAACTCGCTGGCACCCGGATGGTTTGAGCGGGCGTTTGCTGCGTGAGCAGGCGGTTAACCCCCAGGCTGATAGGTGGCATGTGTTATCGCTGATGGGTATTTGGGAGCCGCCCAACGTGCCCGACGGGATGACGTTTGAGGAATATCAGGTAGCTGAAATGGAAAAGGGCGTGTGGGTTGATTTGCATGACCCTATGGGGCGCAAGCCCGGCGAGGTGCTTTGGCCGAGTTTTCAATCTCGGGAGAAGCTGGAGGCCAAGCGCTCGGTGAATCCATACGGTTTTTCGAGCCTGTACCAACAGCAGCCCTATATGCGCAGCGGCGGACGGTTTCGGGAAGAGTATTTTTCGGTTACGGACAAGGCGCCTGAGCGTGAGGATATTGCGGCAGTTGTGCGCTATTGGGACAAGGCGGGCACGGCAGGCGGTGGAAAATTCAGCGCCGGTGTTTTGATGTGCCGCACAAAGGATAACCAGTTTTATATTTTGCATGTGGCCCGCGGGCAATGGTCGCCGCATGAGCGCGAGCGCAAGATTTTGCAACACGCCGAGCGTGACCGTAAGGCATTTGGCACAAAATCGGTGACGTGGCTGGAGCAGGAACCGGGTAGCGGCGGCAAGGAAAGCGCACAGAGTACGGTGCGAAATTTGGCCGGGTTTCGTGTGCGAGTGGAAACGGTGAGTGGTAAGGGCAATAAGGAAGAGCGGGCGTATCCGCTGGCGGACCATGCCGAGGGCGCAGGGATTATGTTGCTGCAGGGCGGCTGGAACCGGCCTTATGTTGCCGAGATGGTGGCGTTTAGTAATGGCGCCAAATACACCGATCAGGGCGACGCCAGTTCTGGCGCGTTTAACAAGCTGGCGGTGCCGGTACTGGAGAGCGGATTTTACTAA
- a CDS encoding phage portal protein produces MAIRILERLGRSAQGDVRKNDMPLQPKWQRHFLSIFDNFESVVEDAYKKNTTASACMWVLQSTFPEPEMWAWERGDLNDYKPIQGHAYRKLMRQPNPDMGEVELYQYVITYAPLGGNVYLWKQRDQAERVKALFPFHDGQIRPIRGRSTADGLVAYYVLDLGDSEQYNPWKLDRFDDIPGVAIPKTEVIHWKWMVDPANPERGMGAFVASAGDVKIGNEIRDYIYSFLKNDATPPIAVTSVEGEEVTPEKATRWRKMWKERMGGENRGSPAFLQSGQTIQQLAWTLKDMEFSTLQDGPDTAICNAFHVHPAVVGTLAGLKNSTFTNMEEANKSLAMQTLVPLWRSFASEVQQGMAGEIGYAEDVVIRFDLSQVRALQESQTEIENRLGQMFDRGGITRAEYRKALGFDADDADNVYKENLASIWVPRGQIRQNDPELIAAEEERQNGDKVGRLKVEGTKTAERIGVALRRKRAALTGKMATQVDGYFDGLAARVVERASALEKSGGKQTVSTKALPVVTELVTAADDAELENLLKRWYVEVARLSWDTWNAALGVELVFDATDPLVTGLASMAGGRVVEITATTKEALRDTLAYGAENGWSIDQLVRGTDEMPGIRDVIEQTYKGRAENIARTELGTAQNTASVLRYQGAGVEQVMVLDDGFDNSNENCTWINGQVRPLAWTLDDHPAEGPSGIKNPLQHPNCVRCYAPYYE; encoded by the coding sequence ATGGCTATCAGAATTCTGGAACGCCTGGGGCGTAGCGCACAAGGTGACGTACGTAAAAATGATATGCCTTTGCAACCCAAATGGCAGCGTCATTTTCTTTCGATATTTGACAATTTTGAGTCGGTTGTTGAGGATGCCTACAAGAAAAATACCACGGCTTCGGCTTGCATGTGGGTGCTGCAATCCACATTCCCAGAGCCGGAAATGTGGGCGTGGGAGCGGGGCGATCTGAATGACTATAAACCCATCCAGGGGCACGCGTACCGCAAATTGATGCGGCAGCCCAACCCCGATATGGGGGAGGTGGAACTCTACCAATATGTGATTACCTATGCTCCACTGGGTGGCAATGTGTATTTGTGGAAGCAGCGAGATCAGGCGGAGCGCGTCAAGGCGTTGTTTCCGTTCCACGATGGTCAAATTAGACCGATACGGGGGCGCTCTACGGCGGACGGGCTGGTGGCCTATTATGTGCTGGATTTGGGCGATAGCGAGCAATATAACCCGTGGAAGCTAGATCGTTTTGACGACATCCCGGGCGTGGCGATTCCCAAAACGGAGGTGATTCATTGGAAGTGGATGGTAGACCCGGCAAACCCTGAGCGCGGGATGGGCGCATTTGTAGCCAGTGCCGGGGATGTGAAGATTGGTAACGAGATCCGCGATTATATTTATTCGTTTTTGAAAAATGACGCCACCCCGCCGATTGCGGTGACATCTGTTGAAGGGGAGGAAGTGACCCCCGAAAAGGCCACCCGCTGGCGCAAGATGTGGAAGGAACGCATGGGCGGCGAGAACCGGGGGTCGCCTGCATTTTTGCAGTCTGGGCAGACGATACAACAATTGGCGTGGACGCTGAAAGATATGGAATTCAGCACGCTGCAGGATGGGCCGGATACGGCGATTTGTAACGCGTTTCATGTTCATCCGGCGGTGGTGGGCACGCTGGCCGGGCTAAAAAATAGCACGTTTACGAATATGGAAGAAGCCAATAAGTCTTTGGCGATGCAAACGCTGGTGCCACTGTGGCGTTCGTTTGCGAGCGAAGTGCAGCAAGGCATGGCGGGCGAAATTGGTTATGCCGAGGATGTCGTGATCCGTTTTGATTTATCGCAGGTACGAGCACTGCAAGAGAGCCAAACGGAAATTGAAAACCGACTGGGGCAAATGTTTGACCGGGGCGGGATTACACGGGCAGAGTATCGCAAGGCGTTGGGCTTTGACGCCGATGATGCAGACAATGTGTACAAGGAAAATCTGGCGAGTATTTGGGTGCCGAGGGGACAGATACGACAGAATGACCCGGAATTGATTGCAGCGGAGGAAGAGCGGCAAAACGGTGACAAGGTTGGCAGGTTGAAAGTTGAAGGTACTAAAACTGCGGAGCGGATTGGAGTGGCGCTGCGAAGGAAACGGGCGGCGCTGACAGGAAAGATGGCAACGCAGGTGGATGGGTATTTTGATGGGCTGGCGGCGCGAGTGGTAGAGCGGGCGAGCGCATTAGAGAAAAGCGGCGGTAAACAAACTGTGAGCACGAAAGCGCTGCCGGTGGTGACAGAGCTTGTGACGGCGGCGGATGACGCTGAATTGGAAAATTTACTCAAGCGCTGGTACGTGGAAGTTGCCCGTTTGAGCTGGGATACGTGGAATGCGGCGCTGGGTGTGGAGCTGGTTTTTGATGCTACCGATCCGCTGGTGACAGGGCTGGCGAGTATGGCGGGCGGGCGGGTAGTTGAGATTACGGCGACGACGAAAGAGGCCTTGCGGGACACGCTGGCTTATGGTGCTGAAAACGGCTGGAGTATAGATCAGTTGGTGCGCGGCACGGATGAGATGCCCGGAATACGGGATGTGATTGAGCAGACGTATAAAGGCCGGGCCGAGAATATTGCCCGCACAGAACTGGGCACGGCACAGAACACGGCTTCGGTATTGCGGTACCAGGGTGCAGGCGTGGAGCAGGTGATGGTGCTGGATGATGGATTTGATAACAGCAACGAAAACTGCACATGGATTAATGGACAGGTGCGACCGCTGGCCTGGACGCTGGATGATCATCCGGCGGAGGGGCCAAGCGGGATTAAGAACCCGTTGCAGCATCCCAATTGTGTGCGATGTTATGCGCCGTACTACGAGTAA
- a CDS encoding phage major capsid protein — MKSVKELQALLDGKRDEMARLFDDHVVMDGDEAKYQMSPEDVLKARELQDEMTSLGKELDQAKELDLIYQNNQREIKESQRVAMDLPLPDGKKGGVEPTPARAQSLGEMFTESKAYKGRQRGRDVYAEFEDFAFKTLMETGAGFAPESTRTGKMVPYAHRRPTVADLMPNTPWGQAAVVYMEETTFTNSTDTVAEGAQYPEGALAYTERSETIRKIAQFLPVTDEQLDDVPGMRSLIDNRLTTMLKLVEEDQLMSGSGVAPDLTGFLVKSGVQSQAKGSDPVPDAIYKAMTLVRHTGFAEPSAVVFHPNDWQDIRLLRTTDGIYIWGSPAEAGPERIWGLPVVVTTAATENTALLGDFPLYSELFRRAGATIKVSDSHSDYFIKGKNAIRIDERVALVIYRAAAFCKVTGI, encoded by the coding sequence ATGAAGAGCGTAAAAGAATTACAAGCATTGCTGGACGGCAAACGTGATGAAATGGCGCGTTTGTTTGACGACCATGTGGTGATGGATGGCGACGAGGCCAAGTACCAGATGTCGCCTGAGGATGTTTTGAAGGCGCGTGAGCTGCAAGATGAGATGACCAGCCTGGGCAAGGAACTGGATCAGGCCAAAGAGCTTGACCTGATTTACCAGAACAACCAGCGTGAAATTAAAGAATCGCAGCGTGTGGCGATGGATCTTCCGTTGCCGGATGGAAAAAAAGGCGGCGTAGAGCCAACCCCAGCGCGGGCACAGAGCCTGGGTGAAATGTTTACTGAAAGCAAGGCGTATAAGGGCCGCCAGCGCGGGCGTGATGTTTATGCTGAATTCGAAGATTTTGCATTCAAAACGCTGATGGAAACCGGCGCCGGGTTTGCGCCTGAAAGCACGCGCACCGGGAAGATGGTGCCGTATGCGCACCGCCGCCCAACCGTGGCCGATTTGATGCCGAATACCCCCTGGGGGCAGGCGGCGGTGGTCTATATGGAAGAGACCACTTTCACCAACAGCACCGACACGGTGGCGGAAGGCGCACAGTACCCCGAAGGGGCGCTGGCCTACACCGAACGCAGCGAGACGATCCGCAAGATTGCCCAGTTTTTGCCCGTGACCGACGAGCAACTGGACGATGTGCCGGGTATGCGCTCGCTGATTGACAACCGCCTGACAACCATGTTGAAGCTGGTAGAGGAAGACCAGTTGATGAGCGGCTCGGGCGTGGCCCCCGATTTGACGGGCTTTTTGGTGAAATCTGGCGTACAGAGCCAGGCAAAAGGTTCTGACCCTGTGCCGGATGCGATTTATAAAGCCATGACGCTGGTGCGCCACACCGGGTTTGCAGAACCCAGCGCGGTTGTGTTCCACCCGAATGACTGGCAGGATATTCGTTTGCTGCGCACCACGGATGGCATCTATATCTGGGGTTCGCCTGCGGAAGCCGGGCCAGAGCGCATTTGGGGGTTGCCGGTTGTTGTGACCACGGCGGCCACCGAGAATACCGCGTTGTTGGGTGATTTCCCACTGTACTCGGAGTTGTTCCGCCGAGCGGGGGCAACCATTAAGGTCAGCGATTCGCACTCGGATTATTTCATCAAAGGAAAGAACGCCATCCGCATTGATGAGCGGGTTGCACTGGTGATTTACCGGGCGGCTGCATTCTGCAAAGTTACGGGCATCTAA
- a CDS encoding head-tail adaptor protein — MGIGAHLTHRCTVQRKSQSGTDGHNNPTYTWADQDTDVHCRLFEKKLRTLTDQQAEFVVVTEYRMLFERSADVLAGDRITDVVLDDGTEPGLTYVIDELLPRRVGRRESSHISSRLRHIS, encoded by the coding sequence ATGGGTATTGGAGCGCACTTAACGCACCGCTGCACGGTGCAACGCAAAAGCCAGAGCGGCACAGACGGGCATAATAACCCGACGTATACCTGGGCGGATCAGGATACGGATGTGCATTGCAGGCTGTTCGAAAAGAAGCTGCGCACGCTGACAGACCAGCAGGCCGAGTTTGTGGTGGTGACGGAGTACCGGATGTTGTTTGAGCGCAGCGCAGATGTGCTGGCGGGCGACCGGATTACGGATGTGGTGCTGGATGACGGCACGGAGCCGGGCCTGACGTATGTGATTGATGAATTGCTGCCGCGCCGGGTTGGGCGGCGGGAAAGCAGCCATATTAGTAGCAGGTTGCGTCACATCTCCTGA